Proteins encoded by one window of Homo sapiens chromosome 6 genomic scaffold, GRCh38.p14 alternate locus group ALT_REF_LOCI_6 HSCHR6_MHC_QBL_CTG1:
- the MUC22 gene encoding mucin-22 isoform 2 precursor (isoform 2 precursor is encoded by transcript variant 2; The RefSeq protein has 4 substitutions compared to this genomic sequence), with translation MRRGNISPAFWFLWLLLFGLLGPSSENTTAFTKGSDTTTASITGSETTMASTMASTSALTTGSKITTDSTTGSETTSASTMASTAAFTTGSETNTASTTDSGTTIASTRTFTTGSDTTTGSTAGSETIVASTTVSGTTTTFTIASTTVPETTMASSTTSTAGSEKTMASSIISETTMASTTGSETATVSTTGSETTTTSTASSEATKVSTTGSETTTASTAGSETTTTSTSMAGSEATTTSTADSKVITASSMSSETTVAPAAGSNTTTASTTGSETTTILIKASETTTASTAGSETTTPSPTGSQTTIVSISGSEITTTSTAGSENTTVSSAGSGTTTASMAGSETTVSTAGSETTTVSITGTETTMVSAMGSETTTNSTTSSETTVTSTAGSETTTVSTVGSETTTAYTADSETTAASTTGSEMTTVFTAGSETITPSTAGSETTTVSTAGSETTTVSTTGSETTTASTAHSETTAASTMGSETTKVSTAGSETTVSTAGSETTAASTEDSETNTAFTEDSKTTTASTTGFETTAASTTGSEPTMASTMGSETTMASTIGPETTKVSTASSEVTTVFAAGSETIRASTVGSETTTVSTTGSETTTASIMGSETSTDSTTGSETTTASTEGSETTTASTEGSEATTVSTTGSETTTVSITDSETTTTCTEGSEMTAVSTTVFETTTASTEGSEITIASTSDSETTTASTEGSETTTVTTAGSETKTAYTTGSETTTASNTGLETTTVFTIGSDTTTASTEGSETTAVSATGSEMTTVSTEGSENTTVSTTGSETTTVSTTGLETTTTSTEGSEMTTVSTTGAETTTDSTEGSGTTAASTAGSETTTVSTADSENTTASTADSETTSASTTGSETTTASTTSSETTTASTEGSETTTVSTTDSETTMVSTTGSERTITSTEGSETTTVSATGSETTVSTEGSGTTTVSITGSETTKVSTTGSETTTTSTEGSEITTASITGSETTTASTEGSETTTASTEGSETTSASTTGSETTTASTTSSETTMASIMGSETTMASTIGSETTKVSTASSKMTTVFTENSETTIASTTASETTTVSTAGSETIPASTAGSETTTTTSTEGSETTTASTEGSETTTASTESSETTTATTIGSETTTASTEGSETTTTSTEGSETTTASTEGSEITTVSTTGSETTTASTEGSETTTASTEGSELTTVSTTGSETITVSAEGSETTTVTTMGSETTTASTAGSETTTVSTAGSETTTASIEGSETTTVSSTGSETTTVSTTGTETTITSTEGSETTTVTTAGSETTAVYTTGSETTTTSTEGSETTTVSTTGSETTTASTADLETTTVSTSGSGTTTASTAGSETTTVYITGSKTTTASTEGSEATTVSTTSSETTTASTTGSEMTTVFTTVSETTTVSTIGSEATTSSAAGSEATTTSTEGSETTTASTAGSETTTASTAGSETTTASTSGSETNTACTTGSETSTPSSAGSETNTAFIIGSESTIASTASLEPTATSLTGSETTTVSITASGATAASTTVSSTTFVLTKATDVSIQPITNTPMSGTRTTGTRLTASSSVTMAPGMDFTASAASHTVPGIVLNTSGLGTSTMGASSTTSAHGVRTTTGSTREPTSSTFQETGPVSMGTNTVSMSHTPTNVIKPSGYLQPWAIILISLAAVVAAVGLSVGLSFCLRNLFFPLRYCGIYYPHGHSHSLGLDLNLGLGSGTFHSLGNALVHGGELEMGHGGTHGFGYGVGHGLSHIHGDGYGVNHGGHYGHGGGH, from the exons atgagaagaggaaatatctCTCCTGCTTTCTGGTTCCTGTGGCTGCTTCTCTTTGGACTTCTGGGACCCA GCTCTGAGAATACCACAGCCTTCACAAAAGGCTCCGACACCACCACAGCCTCCATCACAGGCTCTGAGACCACCATGGCCTCCACCATGGCCTCTACTACGGCCTTAACTACAGGCTCTAAGATCACCACAGACTCTACCACAGGCTCTgagacaacctcagcctccaccaTGGCTTCTACTGCAGCCTTCACCACAGGCTCTGAGACCAACACGGCCTCCACCACAGACTCAGGGACTACTATAGCCTCCACTGGGACCTTCACCACAGGCTCTGACACAACCACAGGCTCCACTGCAGGCTCTGAAACTATCGTGGCCTCCACCACAGTCTCTGGGACCACAACAACCTTTACTATAGCCTCCACTACAGTCCCTGAGACTACCATGGCCTCCAGCACAACCTCCACTGCAGGCTCTGAGAAAACGATGGCCTCCTCCATAATTTCTGAGACCACCATGGCCTCCACCACAGGCTCTGAGACTGCCACAGTCTCTACCACAGGCTCTGagaccaccaccacctccactgcAAGCTCTGAGGCCACTAAAGTCTCTACCACAGGCTCTGAAACCACCACAGCATCTACTGCAGGTTCTGAGACCACCACTACCTCCACCTCCATGGCAGGCTCTGAGGCCACCACAACCTCAACTGCAGACTCCAAGGTGATCACGGCGTCCAGCATGAGCTCTGAGACCACTGTGGCCCCCGCTGCAGGCTCTAACACCACCACAGCCTCTACCACAGGCTCTGAGACCACTACAATCCTGATTAAAGCCTCTGAGACCACCACAGCCTCTACAGCAGGTTCTGAgaccaccaccccctcccccacaggCTCTCAGACCACCATAGTCTCTATTTCAGGTTCTGAGATCACCACCACCTCTACGGCAGGATCCGAGAACACCACAGTCTCTAGTGCAGGCTCTGGGACCACCACAGCTTCTATGGCAGGCTCTGAGACCACCGTCTCCACTGCAGGCTCTGAGACCACTACAGTCTCTATCACAGGCACTGAGACCACCATGGTCTCTGCCATGGGCTCAGAGACCACCACAAACTCTACTACAAGCTCTGAGACCACCGTCACCTCTACTGCAGGCTCTGAGACCACCACAGTCTCCACCGTGGGCTCTGAGACCACCACAGCCTATACTGCAGATTCTGAgaccactgcagcctctaccacAGGCTCTGAGATGACCACAGTCTTCACTGCAGGCTCGGAAACCATCACACCCTCTACTGCAGGCTCAGAGACCACCACAGTCTCTACTGCAGGCTCTGAGACCACTACAGTCTCCACCACAGGCTCTGAGACCACAACAGCCTCTACTGCACATTCTGAGAcgactgcagcctccaccatgGGCTCTGAGACCACCAAAGTCTCAACTGCAGGCTCTGAGACCACAGTCTCCACTGCAGGCTCTGAgaccactgcagcctctactgaAGATTCTGAAACCAACACAGCATTTACTGAAGATTCTAAGACTACCACAGCCTCTACTACAGGGTTTGAGACAACCGCAGCCTCTACTACAGGCTCTGAGCCTACCATGGCATCCACCATGGGCTCTGAGACCACTATGGCCTCTACCATAGGCCCTGAGACCACCAAGGTCTCCACTGCAAGCTCTGAGGTGACCACAGTCTTTGCTGCAGGCTCTGAGACAATCAGAGCCTCTACCGTAGGCTCTGAGACCACCACAGTCTCTACCACAGGCTCTGAGACCACCACAGCCTCCATCATGGGCTCTGAGACCAGCACAGATTCTACCACAGGCTCTGAGACCACCACAGCCTCTACTGAAGGCTCTGAGACCACCACAGCTTCCACTGAAGGCTCTGAGGCCACTACAGTCTCCACCACAGGCTCTGAGACCACTACAGTTTCTATCACAGACTCAGAGACCACCACCACCTGTACTGAAGGCTCTGAGATGACTGCAGTCTCCACCACAGTCTTTGAGACCACTACAGCCTCTACTGAAGGCTCTGAGATCACAATAGCCTCTACTTCAGACTCTGAGACCACCACAGCTTCTACTGAAGGTTCTGAGACCACTACAGTCACTACCGCAGGCTCTGAGACCAAAACAGCCTATACTACAGGCTCTGAGACCACCACAGCCTCTAATACAGGCTTGGAGACCACCACAGTCTTTACCATAGGCTCTGACACCACCACAGCCTCTACTGAAGGCTCTGAGACcactgcagtctctgccacaGGCTCTGAGATGACCACAGTCTCTACTGAAGGCTCTGAGAACACTACAGTCTCCACCACAGGCTCTGAGACCACTACAGTTTCCACCACAGGCTTGGAGACCACCACCACTTCCACTGAAGGCTCTGAGATGACTACAGTCTCCACCACAGGTGCTGAGACCACCACAGACTCTACTGAAGGCTCTGGgaccactgcagcctccactgcagGCTCTGAGACCACCACAGTCTCTACTGCAGATTCTGAGAACACCACAGCATCTACTGCAGattctgagaccacctcagcctctactACAGGCTCTGAGACCACCACAGCCTCTACTACAAGCTCTGAGACCACCACAGCCTCTACTGAAGGCTCTGAGACCACTACAGTCTCCACCACAGACTCTGAGACCACCATGGTCTCTACCACAGGCTCTGAGAGGACCATCACCTCTACTGAAGGCTCTGAGACCACTACAGTATCTGCCACAGGCTCTGAGACCACAGTCTCTACTGAAGGCTCTGGGACCACTACAGTCTCCATCACAGGCTCTGAGACCACTAAAGTTTCTACCACAGGTTCAGAGACCACCATCACTTCTACTGAAGGCTCTGAGATTACTACAGCCTCCATCACAGGCTCTGAGACCACCACAGCCTCTACTGAAGGCTCCGAGACCACCACAGCCTCTACTGAAGGCTccgagaccacctcagcctctactACAGGCTCTGAGACCACCACAGCCTCTACTACAAGCTCTGAGACCACCATGGCATCCATCATGGGCTCTGAGACCACTATGGCCTCTACCATAGGCTCTGAGACCACCAAGGTCTCCACTGCAAGCTCTAAAATGACCACAGTCTTCACTGAAAACTCTGAGACCACCATAGCCTCTACCACAGCCTCTGAGACCACCACAGTCTCCACTGCAGGCTCTGAGACCATCCCAGCCTCTACAGCAGGCTCTgagaccaccaccaccacctctactGAAGGCTCTGAGACCACTACAGCCTCTACTGAAGGCTCTGAGACCACCACAGCCTCTACTGAAAGCTCTGAGACCACTACAGCCACTACCATAGGCTCTGAGACCACCACAGCCTCTACTGAAGGCTCTGAGACTACCACCACCTCTACTGAAGGCTCTGAGACCACCACAGCCTCTACTGAAGGCTCTGAGATCACTACAGTTTCTACCACAGGCTCTGAGACCACCACAGCCTCTACTGAAGGCTCTGAGACCACCACAGCCTCTACTGAAGGCTCTGAGCTCACTACAGTTTCTACCACAGGCTCTGAGACCATCACAGTCTCTGCTGAAGGCTCTGAGACCACTACAGTCACTACTATGGGCTCTGAGACCACCACGGCCTCTACTGCAGGCTCAGAGACCACCACAGTCTCTACTGCAGGCTCTGAGACCACCACAGCCTCTATTGAAGGCTCTGAGACCACTACAGTCTCCTCCACAGGCTCTGAGACCACCACAGTCTCTACCACAGGCACTGAGACTACCATCACCTCTACTGAAGGTTCAGAGACCACTACAGTCACTACTGCAGGTTCTGAGACCACAGCAGTCTATACCACAGGCTCTGAGACTACCACCACCTCTACTGAAGGCTCTGAGACAACCACAGTCTCTACCACGGGCTCTGAGACCACCACAGCCTCTACCGCAGATTTGGAGACCACCACAGTCTCCACCTCAGGCTCTGGGACCACCACAGCCTCTACCGCAGGCTCTGAGACCACAACAGTCTATATCACAGGCTCTAAGACTACCACCGCCTCTACTGAAGGCTCTGAGGCCACTACAGTTTCTACCACTAGCTCTGAGACCACCACAGCCTCTACCACAGGCTCTGAGATGACTACAGTCTTTACCACAGTCTCTGAGACCACCACAGTCTCTACCATAGGCTCTGAGGCCACCACATCCTCTGCTGCAGGCTCTGAGGCCACCACCACCTCTACTGAAGGCTCTGAgaccaccacagcctccactgcAGGCTCTGAgaccaccacagcctccactgcAGGCTCTGAgaccaccacagcctccacttcAGGCTCTGAGACCAACACAGCCTGTACCACAGGTTCTGAGACCTCCACACCCTCCAGTGCAGGCTCTGAGACCAACACTGCCTTCATCATAGGCTCTGAGACCACCATAGCTTCCACTGCAAGCTTGGAGCCCACTGCAACTTCCCTCACAGGCTCTGAGACCACCACAGTCTCTATCACAGCTTCTGgggccactgcagcctccaccactgTCTCTTCCACCACGTTTGTACTCACCAAGGCCACTGACGTTTCTATCCAGCCCATCACCAACACACCTATGTCAG GCACCAGAACCACTGGAACCAGACTCACTGCCTCCAGCTCTGTCACCATGGCCCCTGGAATGGACTTCACGGCCTCTGCTGCCAGCCATACTGTGCCAGGAATAGTCTTAAACACCTCTGGCCTGGGTACATCCACTATGGGAGCATCATCTACCACCTCAGCCCACGGCGTCAGGACCACCACAGGATCCACCCGTGAGCCAACCAGCAGCACCTTCCAGGAAACAGGCCCGGTGTCCATGGGCACAAACACAGTTAGCATGAGCCACACACCCACAAACGTGATCaaaccaagtggatatttacagccCTGGGCTATCATCCTCATTTCCCTGGCTGCAGTTGTGGCTGCTGTTGGATTGTCAGTAGGACTGAGTTTTTGTCTG agaaacCTTTTCTTCCCCCTGAGATATTGTGGTATTTATTACCCCCATGGCCACAGCCACAGCCTTGGTCTGGACCTGAACTTGGGCCTGGGCTCTGGGACATTCCACAGCCTGGGAAATGCACTGGTTCATGGAGGAGAACTTGAAATGGGACATGGAGGAACACACGGCTTTGGATATGGAGTGGGCCATGGACTGAGCCACATCCATGGAGATGGCTACGGAGTGAATCATGGCGGGCATTATGGACATGGAGGAGGCCACTGA